One window of the Runella slithyformis DSM 19594 genome contains the following:
- a CDS encoding L-threonylcarbamoyladenylate synthase: MPAEFIHIHPQTPEPRKIQQVVSSLRDGGIVIYPTDTVYALGCDIHNARAVERIARIKGIKPHKNDFSFICHDLSHISDYARVSNAAFKVMKRLLPGPFTFILEANNKVPKVLANRKTVGIRVPDHPITRLIVFELDHPIITTSIKDDDEFMEYPTDPDIIFERFQHQVDIVIDGGFGGLIPSTVIDATDDHFEIIREGAGEFTL; this comes from the coding sequence GTGCCCGCGGAATTTATTCATATTCACCCCCAAACGCCCGAACCGCGTAAGATTCAACAGGTTGTCAGCAGCCTGCGCGATGGGGGAATTGTCATCTATCCGACCGATACAGTGTATGCCCTCGGCTGCGATATTCACAATGCCCGGGCGGTAGAGCGAATTGCGCGCATCAAAGGGATCAAACCCCATAAAAACGATTTCTCTTTTATTTGCCACGATCTAAGCCATATTTCCGACTACGCCAGGGTGAGCAATGCCGCCTTTAAAGTCATGAAACGACTGTTGCCGGGACCGTTTACGTTTATTCTGGAAGCAAACAATAAAGTGCCGAAAGTGCTGGCCAACCGTAAGACCGTCGGCATCCGGGTGCCGGACCATCCTATCACGCGGCTCATCGTTTTTGAGTTGGACCATCCTATCATCACCACGTCCATCAAAGATGATGATGAGTTTATGGAATATCCCACCGACCCCGACATTATCTTTGAACGCTTTCAGCATCAGGTAGATATCGTCATTGACGGTGGCTTCGGTGGGTTAATTCCCTCTACGGTCATTGATGCGACCGACGACCATTTTGAGATCATCCGCGAAGGAGCGGGGGAGTTTACCTTATAA